The Candidatus Liberibacter solanacearum CLso-ZC1 genomic interval AGTATTCCCCTCTTTAGGGGATTTAATCTCTTTTTTCGCTTTGACTACAGGAGTTGTAGATTCTTTAAAAAATTCAAAGAGATGCTCAACATCTTCTTCAGAAAGCAAAGGAAGTTCTTCTGCTTTAAATGCATCCGGCGGAGTTGTCCATGTGTATTCTTCTTTTGTTTTAGGATGAATGTTATAGGCGACGAAATACTGCCCTCCCCCTAAAATATCAAGGTGTCCTTGCTGACTTTTAGGTGTCTGCTTCTTTTTAATCCCTGCTTTTGCCATCCTAAAAGGAATAAGAATCTTAGGTTTTTGCCCTATTCTAACGATTGAATTTCCGTGATAAAGCTCAAAAGCATCTTTAAAAGTATCAGCAATTTTTTTGTCTTTTGAATCAACGTCAAAAGGCGTAAATGGGCTGTTCGCCTACACCACATACAAGCCCGAAGCCACAAGATGGAAGCTTATCAATATCCTCATTTGAAAGTAGTTGCTCTTCCCACTTACCCGCTCTCAATGGTCTTTTATCACCATGGCGTAAAGGAATGATTTTAAACCCGTTTTTAATGGCTTGTTTAGCCTGTGGTTTCCATTGCATTACTGACATTTAAGCCCTCTTATAAATAAGTTCTTCTAGTGGTTTTGCTTTCAGTCTTGCAATCTTAGCTTCTAATGCTTCTATTTCACCTTTAGTCATTTCCATAGGTTCTAAAAGTGCATCCGTAGAATGCTTCCCTTAACTTCCCTTGCTTGATGTCGCGGCGGTACTGACGATCATAGGCTCGACGTTTCTCTTTATTATTTCGGTGGTACTGACGACTATAGGCGATTAGCTTCTCTCTATTTTTTTGGTAGTACAGACGACTAGAGGCTTGTTGTTTGTCTTCAGTATTTTGGATATACTGACGCCTATAAGCTTTACGTTCTTCTTTCTTCCTTTGGCGATACAGACGCTGATATTCGAT includes:
- a CDS encoding bifunctional DNA primase/polymerase, with the translated sequence MSVMQWKPQAKQAIKNGFKIIPLRHGDKRPLRAGKWEEQLLSNEDIDKLPSCGFGLVCGVGEQPIYAF